In one Alnus glutinosa chromosome 14, dhAlnGlut1.1, whole genome shotgun sequence genomic region, the following are encoded:
- the LOC133857197 gene encoding repetitive proline-rich cell wall protein 1 has translation MDPSKIYAFFLISMLFISSATPILGCGYCGKPPPKHKSPPKGKPPKHPITRPPIVRPPIVKPPVIKPPVTRPPIVKPPVVKPPVTRPPIVKPPVILPPIVKPPVTLPPIVNPPVTLPPIVNPPVTLPPIVKPPVTLPPIVNPPVTLPPIVNPPVTLPPIVKPPVTLPPILNPPVTLPPITLPPVVTPPVTVPPVTKPPPSGTPCPPPPPATETCPIDTLKLGACVDLLGGLVHIGLGDPVVNECCPVLKGLVELEAAVCLCTTLKLKLLNLNIFVPLALQLLVTCGKTPPPGYTCSL, from the coding sequence ATGGATCCCTCGAAGATCTATGCTTTCTTCCTCATTTCCATGCTCTTCATCTCCTCAGCCACCCCCATTCTTGGCTGTGGATACTGCGGCAAGCCGCCACCAAAGCACAAGTCACCCCCCAAGGGAAAGCCCCCAAAACACCCCATCACTCGTCCACCCATTGTCAGGCCCCCAATAGTAAAGCCACCGGTGATTAAACCACCAGTGACCCGCCCCCCAATAGTAAAGCCACCGGTGGTTAAACCACCAGTGACTCGTCCCCCAATAGTAAAGCCACCGGTGATCCTCCCTCCCATAGTAAAGCCACCAGTGACCCTTCCCCCAATAGTAAATCCACCTGTGACCCTCCCTCCCATAGTAAACCCACCTGTGACCCTCCCTCCCATAGTAAAACCACCGGTGACCCTCCCCCCAATAGTAAACCCACCGGTGACCCTCCCTCCCATAGTAAACCCACCTGTGACCCTCCCCCCAATAGTCAAACCACCGGTGACTCTACCTCCCATTTTAAATCCACCGGTGACCCTCCCTCCAATTACACTTCCTCCAGTTGTGACACCACCTGTAACCGTTCCTCCGGTGACTAAACCACCACCAAGTGGAACGCCATGCCCGCCGCCACCACCAGCCACGGAAACATGCCCCATTGACACGTTGAAACTCGGTGCTTGTGTGGATCTTCTTGGTGGGTTGGTGCACATTGGCCTTGGGGATCCGGTGGTTAATGAGTGCTGCCCTGTTTTGAAAGGACTTGTTGAGCTCGAAGCAGCGGTTTGCTTGTGCACCACTCTCAAGCTCAAGCTTCTCAACCTTAACATCTTTGTTCCACTTGCTCTTCAGCTCCTTGTAACTTGTGGAAAGACGCCCCCTCCTGGTTACACCTGCTCTCTGTAG